The following are encoded together in the Citrobacter arsenatis genome:
- the tauC gene encoding taurine ABC transporter permease TauC, whose amino-acid sequence MSVVINDKPRRQRALNWRWPFSRQITLSLGTLAVILAVWWTVAAMQLISPLFLPPPGQVLQKLLVIAGPQGFMDATLWQHLAASLTRIVIALLAAVLLGVPVGIAMGLSPTMRGILDPIIELYRPVPPLAYLPLMVIWFGIGETSKILLIYLAIFAPVAMSALAGVKSAQQVRVRAAQSLGASRKQVLWFVILPGALPEILTGLRIGLGVGWSTLVAAELIAATRGLGFMVQSAGEFLATDVVLAGIAVIAVIAFILELGLRTLQRRLTPWHGEVQ is encoded by the coding sequence ATGAGCGTAGTGATTAATGATAAACCCCGCCGCCAGCGCGCACTCAACTGGCGCTGGCCGTTCTCACGGCAGATTACCTTAAGCCTCGGTACGCTGGCCGTCATTCTGGCGGTGTGGTGGACGGTAGCGGCAATGCAGTTAATCAGTCCGCTGTTTTTACCCCCGCCGGGACAGGTTTTGCAAAAATTGCTCGTCATTGCCGGTCCGCAGGGGTTTATGGATGCCACGCTGTGGCAGCATCTGGCGGCGAGTTTGACGCGTATTGTTATCGCGCTGCTGGCGGCGGTGCTGCTGGGCGTTCCGGTTGGGATCGCGATGGGGCTGAGTCCGACGATGCGCGGCATTCTCGACCCGATCATTGAACTGTATCGTCCGGTTCCGCCCCTGGCCTATTTGCCGCTGATGGTCATTTGGTTTGGCATCGGTGAAACCTCCAAGATCTTGCTTATCTATCTGGCGATTTTCGCCCCTGTGGCGATGTCGGCGCTGGCGGGCGTAAAAAGTGCGCAGCAGGTGAGAGTTCGGGCCGCGCAGTCGCTGGGGGCCAGCCGTAAGCAGGTGCTGTGGTTTGTAATTTTGCCGGGGGCATTACCGGAGATCCTCACCGGGTTACGTATCGGGCTTGGCGTGGGCTGGTCGACGCTGGTGGCTGCGGAGCTGATTGCTGCCACGCGAGGCTTGGGATTTATGGTGCAGTCAGCCGGTGAGTTTCTGGCAACCGATGTGGTGCTGGCGGGGATCGCGGTGATTGCCGTTATCGCGTTTATTTTAGAACTGGGTCTGCGCACGCTTCAGCGCCGCCTGACGCCCTGGCATGGAGAAGTACAATGA
- a CDS encoding response regulator transcription factor has translation MIHVVLVDDHVVVRSGFAQLLSLEGDLNVIGQYSSASQAWPALLHDDVSVAVMDIAMPDENGLSLLKRLRAQKPGFRAIILSIYDSPTFVQSALDAGASGYLTKRCGPEELVQAVRSVGMGGHYLCADALRALRGGEQPAQVLEVLTPREREVFDLLVKGDSVKEIAFKLDLSHKTVHVHRANVLGKLQCHSTIDLVHFALDHQLLTGH, from the coding sequence ATGATTCATGTTGTGCTGGTGGATGACCATGTGGTGGTGCGTTCCGGCTTTGCGCAATTACTCAGTCTCGAAGGCGATCTCAACGTCATCGGCCAGTACAGCAGCGCGTCCCAGGCGTGGCCTGCGTTACTGCATGATGACGTCAGCGTTGCGGTGATGGATATTGCCATGCCGGATGAAAATGGCCTGAGCCTGCTAAAACGACTACGGGCGCAGAAGCCCGGTTTCCGCGCCATCATTCTCAGCATTTATGACTCGCCCACGTTTGTGCAAAGCGCGCTGGATGCTGGTGCCAGCGGCTATCTGACCAAACGCTGCGGACCGGAGGAACTGGTGCAGGCGGTACGTTCGGTCGGTATGGGCGGGCATTACCTGTGCGCCGACGCGCTGCGGGCACTTCGCGGCGGTGAACAACCCGCGCAGGTACTGGAGGTGCTGACCCCACGCGAGCGCGAAGTGTTTGATCTGTTGGTCAAAGGCGACAGCGTGAAAGAGATCGCCTTCAAGCTGGATCTCAGCCACAAAACGGTGCACGTTCATCGGGCGAACGTGCTGGGCAAACTGCAATGCCACAGCACCATCGATCTGGTGCATTTTGCCCTCGACCACCAGCTATTGACGGGGCATTAA
- the tauD gene encoding taurine dioxygenase: MSERLSITPLGPYIGAQISGADLTRPLSDNQFEQLYHAVLRHQVVFLREQVITPQQQRALALRFGDLHIHPVYPHAEGVEEIIVLDTHNDNPPDNDNWHTDVTFIATPPAGAILAAKELPSTGGDTLWTSGIAAYDALSEPFRQLLSGLRAEHDFRKSFQEYKYRSTPEEHQRWLAAVAKHPPLLHPVVRTHPVSGKQALFVNEGFTTRIVDVTEKESEALLRFLFAHITKPEFQVRWRWQPNDVAIWDNRVTQHYANADYLPQRRIMHRATILGDQPFYRAG, translated from the coding sequence ATGAGTGAACGTCTGAGCATAACCCCGCTGGGGCCGTACATTGGCGCACAAATCAGCGGCGCGGATTTAACGCGGCCGCTGAGCGATAATCAGTTTGAACAGCTTTACCACGCGGTACTGCGCCACCAGGTGGTGTTTCTGCGTGAGCAGGTGATTACGCCGCAACAGCAGCGGGCGCTGGCGCTGCGTTTCGGCGATCTGCATATTCACCCGGTTTATCCGCATGCCGAAGGGGTAGAAGAGATTATCGTTCTGGATACTCATAACGATAATCCGCCGGATAACGACAATTGGCACACCGATGTCACCTTTATCGCCACGCCGCCAGCGGGCGCGATTCTGGCGGCAAAAGAGCTACCATCAACTGGGGGTGACACCCTGTGGACCAGTGGGATTGCCGCTTATGATGCGCTTTCTGAGCCATTTCGCCAGTTGCTGAGCGGCCTACGGGCAGAGCATGATTTTCGTAAATCATTCCAGGAATATAAATACCGTAGCACGCCAGAAGAGCATCAGCGCTGGCTGGCGGCGGTGGCGAAGCATCCGCCCCTGTTGCATCCGGTGGTGCGCACGCATCCGGTGAGTGGCAAGCAGGCGCTGTTTGTGAACGAAGGATTTACTACGCGAATTGTCGATGTGACGGAAAAAGAGAGCGAGGCATTACTGCGCTTTTTGTTCGCGCATATCACTAAACCGGAGTTTCAGGTGCGCTGGCGCTGGCAGCCCAACGATGTGGCGATTTGGGATAATCGCGTGACGCAGCATTATGCAAATGCGGATTATCTGCCGCAGCGGCGCATTATGCACCGGGCGACGATCCTCGGGGATCAGCCTTTTTATCGGGCGGGGTGA
- the tauA gene encoding taurine ABC transporter substrate-binding protein, whose product MAISSRNALLAALAFIAFQAQAVNVTVAYQTSAEPAKVAQADNTFAKESGATVDWRKFDSGASIVRALASGDVQIGNLGSSPLAVAASQQVPIEVFLLASKLGNSEALVVKKNISKPEDLIGKRIAVPFISTTHYSLLAALKHWGIKPGQVEIVNLQPPAIIAAWQRGDIDGAYVWAPAVNALEKDGKVLTDSSQVGEWGAPTLDVWVVRKDFAQKHPEVVKAFAKSAIDAQQPYIANPDEWLKQPENISKLSRLSGVPEADVPALVKGNTYLTAQQQSAELTGPVNKAIIDTAQFLKEQGKVPAVATDYSQYVTDRFVQ is encoded by the coding sequence ATGGCTATTTCATCGCGTAACGCACTTCTTGCCGCACTGGCATTCATCGCATTTCAGGCACAGGCGGTGAATGTCACCGTTGCTTATCAGACCTCCGCCGAACCCGCTAAAGTGGCACAGGCGGATAACACGTTTGCTAAAGAGAGCGGCGCTACCGTTGACTGGCGCAAATTCGACAGCGGCGCGAGCATCGTTCGGGCACTGGCATCCGGTGATGTACAGATCGGTAATCTTGGCTCCAGCCCACTGGCGGTTGCTGCCAGTCAGCAGGTGCCCATTGAGGTTTTCCTGCTGGCGTCAAAGCTCGGCAATTCTGAAGCGCTGGTGGTGAAGAAAAACATCAGTAAACCGGAAGATTTAATTGGCAAGCGCATTGCCGTGCCGTTTATCTCCACCACCCATTACAGCCTGCTGGCAGCGCTGAAGCATTGGGGGATTAAACCCGGCCAGGTAGAGATTGTGAACCTGCAGCCACCGGCGATTATTGCCGCCTGGCAGCGTGGAGACATTGATGGCGCGTACGTCTGGGCGCCTGCGGTCAACGCGCTGGAAAAAGACGGTAAGGTGTTGACCGACTCCTCTCAGGTTGGTGAGTGGGGCGCGCCGACGCTGGACGTATGGGTGGTGCGCAAAGATTTTGCCCAGAAGCATCCTGAGGTGGTGAAAGCCTTTGCCAAAAGCGCCATCGATGCGCAGCAGCCATATATCGCTAATCCTGATGAATGGCTGAAGCAGCCGGAAAATATCAGCAAGCTGTCGCGTTTAAGCGGGGTGCCGGAGGCGGATGTGCCAGCACTGGTGAAGGGAAACACCTATTTGACGGCGCAACAGCAAAGTGCAGAGTTAACCGGGCCGGTGAATAAAGCGATTATCGATACCGCGCAGTTCCTTAAAGAGCAGGGCAAAGTTCCCGCCGTCGCCACGGATTACAGTCAGTACGTGACCGATCGCTTCGTGCAATAA
- the tauB gene encoding taurine ABC transporter ATP-binding subunit, translated as MLQISHLAASYGGKPALEDINLTLDSGELLVVLGPSGCGKTTLLNLIAGFVPYQHGSITLAGKKVEGPGAERGVVFQNEGLLPWRNVRDNVAFGLQLAGVDKPQRQRIATEMLQKVGLEDAGKRFIWQLSGGQRQRVGIARALAANPQLLLLDEPFGALDAFTREQMQTLLLKLWHETGKQVLLITHDIEEAVFMATELVLLSPSPGRVLERLPLNFARRFVAGESSRSIKSDPQFIAMREYVLGRVFEQREAFS; from the coding sequence ATGCTGCAAATCTCTCATCTCGCCGCCAGCTACGGTGGAAAACCGGCGCTGGAGGATATCAACCTGACGCTCGATAGCGGTGAACTGCTGGTGGTACTTGGACCTTCCGGTTGCGGGAAAACCACGCTGTTAAATCTGATTGCCGGGTTTGTTCCGTATCAGCACGGCAGCATTACGTTGGCGGGTAAAAAAGTTGAAGGTCCAGGCGCAGAGCGTGGGGTTGTGTTCCAGAACGAAGGCCTGCTGCCCTGGCGCAACGTGCGGGATAATGTGGCCTTTGGGCTGCAGCTGGCGGGAGTGGATAAGCCCCAGCGCCAACGAATCGCTACGGAGATGTTGCAGAAAGTTGGGCTGGAGGACGCGGGAAAACGCTTTATCTGGCAGCTTTCCGGTGGGCAACGTCAGCGTGTCGGCATTGCGCGGGCGCTGGCGGCCAACCCGCAGCTGTTGCTACTCGATGAACCCTTTGGCGCGCTCGACGCTTTTACCCGCGAGCAGATGCAAACCCTGCTGCTGAAGTTGTGGCATGAAACGGGGAAACAGGTGCTGCTGATAACCCACGATATCGAAGAAGCGGTGTTTATGGCCACGGAACTGGTATTGCTGTCGCCAAGCCCTGGTCGGGTACTGGAGCGTCTGCCGCTAAATTTCGCCCGTCGTTTTGTGGCCGGAGAGTCGAGCCGCAGCATTAAGTCCGACCCGCAGTTTATCGCCATGCGCGAGTATGTGTTAGGTCGGGTCTTTGAACAACGGGAGGCATTTTCATGA